One window of Burkholderia vietnamiensis LMG 10929 genomic DNA carries:
- a CDS encoding LysE family translocator yields the protein MSFPPASMLSDGFFLSLSLCLDIGLVNVAMLSLTLSHGFRPGFWLGLGSCVGDLVYAALALAGMAVLLQFEAVRWIVWIGGGAVLLFLTWKMAREAIAPPADADDRAGDAPAPRASARRSFVRGLLLAMSSPSAILWFAAVGGALIAKAGATTPATASVFLSGFFLGGLAWTLFICTLASHGRKRAGAGLMRACHVASALLFAYFSYSVIVGGYRDLIVHAA from the coding sequence ATGAGCTTTCCACCCGCCTCGATGCTGTCCGACGGCTTCTTCCTGTCGCTGTCGCTGTGTCTCGACATCGGCCTCGTCAACGTCGCGATGCTGTCGCTAACGCTGTCGCACGGCTTTCGGCCGGGCTTCTGGCTCGGCCTCGGCTCGTGCGTCGGCGATCTCGTCTACGCCGCGCTCGCGCTGGCCGGCATGGCCGTGCTGCTGCAGTTCGAGGCCGTGCGCTGGATCGTCTGGATCGGCGGCGGCGCGGTGCTGCTGTTCCTCACGTGGAAGATGGCGCGCGAAGCGATCGCGCCGCCCGCCGATGCCGACGACCGCGCCGGCGACGCACCCGCGCCGCGTGCGAGCGCGCGCCGCAGCTTCGTACGCGGGCTGCTGCTGGCGATGTCGTCGCCGAGCGCGATCCTGTGGTTCGCGGCGGTCGGCGGCGCACTGATCGCGAAAGCCGGCGCGACCACGCCGGCTACGGCTTCGGTGTTCCTGTCCGGCTTCTTCCTCGGCGGCCTCGCGTGGACGCTGTTCATCTGCACGCTCGCGAGCCACGGCCGCAAGCGTGCGGGCGCGGGGCTGATGCGCGCGTGCCATGTCGCGTCGGCGCTGCTGTTCGCGTATTTCTCTTATAGCGTGATCGTCGGCGGCTACCGCGATCTAATCGTTCACGCCGCGTGA
- a CDS encoding Rossmann-like and DUF2520 domain-containing protein produces the protein MSVPDTPRLGFIGAGRLARCVAMRFAAAGFPVAAVASRTAASAAELAARIDGCRAVDTPQQVVDAADLIFLTVPDDQLAPAAAALRFDAARASGQALVHCSGASAVELLDPARLQGAATGGFHPLYLFGGTDADLTRIDGCSVTIEADGALHATLMRLVAALGCHPLSIPAGGRMLYHGAAHYAASFALCGLAEAVELWRGLGFDEAAALRALLPMLAGTIETARDKGLANALAGPVSRGDTGIVERQLALLEAHGGDHATLYALMTRRAVALAAQRTAPPATLPALAQAVEASLARTTGHPSPPRDEA, from the coding sequence ATGTCCGTACCCGATACTCCCCGCCTCGGCTTCATCGGCGCCGGCCGTCTCGCGCGCTGCGTCGCGATGCGTTTCGCGGCGGCCGGCTTTCCGGTCGCCGCAGTCGCGAGCCGCACGGCCGCTTCCGCCGCAGAACTCGCAGCCCGCATCGACGGCTGCCGGGCAGTCGACACGCCGCAGCAGGTCGTCGATGCGGCCGACCTGATCTTCCTGACCGTCCCCGACGACCAGCTCGCGCCCGCCGCCGCCGCACTGCGGTTCGATGCGGCCCGCGCGAGCGGCCAGGCGCTCGTGCACTGCAGCGGCGCCTCGGCGGTGGAACTGCTCGATCCGGCCCGGCTGCAAGGCGCAGCCACCGGCGGCTTTCATCCGCTCTACCTGTTCGGCGGCACCGACGCCGACCTCACGCGCATCGACGGTTGCTCGGTCACGATCGAGGCCGACGGCGCATTGCATGCGACGCTGATGCGGCTCGTGGCCGCACTCGGCTGCCACCCGCTGTCGATTCCCGCCGGCGGCCGGATGCTGTATCACGGGGCCGCGCATTACGCGGCGAGCTTCGCGCTGTGCGGGCTGGCGGAAGCGGTCGAGCTGTGGCGCGGCCTCGGCTTCGACGAAGCCGCCGCGCTGCGCGCGCTGCTGCCGATGCTCGCCGGCACGATCGAGACCGCCCGCGACAAGGGGCTCGCGAACGCGCTCGCCGGCCCGGTGTCGCGCGGCGACACCGGCATCGTCGAGCGCCAGCTCGCGCTGCTCGAGGCGCACGGCGGCGATCACGCGACGCTGTACGCGCTGATGACGCGCCGCGCGGTCGCGCTCGCGGCGCAACGCACGGCGCCGCCGGCCACGCTGCCGGCGCTCGCCCAGGCCGTCGAAGCGTCGCTCGCGCGCACCACCGGACACCCCTCCCCGCCGCGAGACGAGGCGTGA
- a CDS encoding YggT family protein, protein MFGEIARFLLNTVFTLFGAALILRVWMQAVRVPPYNPVTQAVLQATNWLVLPLRRVIAGVRGIDWASVVAALLTALVYVVLMVVMAGFDPASVIATLVVVALLTVVKWALNLVIWMTILMALLSWLNPRSPAMPILYQLTAPFLNPLRRVIPNLGGIDLSPILLFVIVQVLLMIVTRAAVSLTLFGI, encoded by the coding sequence ATGTTCGGCGAGATCGCCCGTTTTCTGCTCAATACCGTCTTCACGCTGTTCGGCGCCGCGCTGATATTGCGCGTCTGGATGCAGGCCGTGCGCGTGCCGCCGTACAACCCCGTCACGCAGGCCGTCCTGCAGGCCACCAATTGGCTCGTGCTGCCGCTGCGCCGCGTGATCGCGGGCGTGCGCGGGATCGACTGGGCAAGCGTCGTCGCCGCGCTGCTCACCGCGCTCGTCTATGTGGTGCTGATGGTCGTGATGGCCGGCTTCGATCCGGCTTCGGTGATCGCGACGCTCGTCGTAGTCGCGCTGCTGACCGTCGTGAAGTGGGCGCTCAATCTGGTGATCTGGATGACGATCCTGATGGCGCTGCTGTCGTGGCTCAATCCGCGCTCGCCGGCGATGCCGATCCTCTACCAGCTCACCGCGCCGTTCCTGAACCCGCTGCGCCGCGTGATCCCGAACCTCGGCGGCATCGACCTGTCGCCGATCCTGCTGTTCGTGATCGTGCAGGTGCTGCTGATGATCGTCACGCGCGCAGCGGTGTCGCTGACGCTGTTCGGCATCTGA
- a CDS encoding DUF190 domain-containing protein: MDTVFLRFYVHEQQRLHWKPLWEWLLEEANRMGVAGGSAFRAMAGFGRHRVLHEDRFFELQGSLTIEVEFIVTEDEARQLLERLSREKVRVCYAMIPASFGVIDTLSAPPAAGPAV; encoded by the coding sequence ATGGACACCGTGTTCCTGCGTTTCTATGTGCATGAGCAGCAGCGGCTGCACTGGAAGCCGCTATGGGAATGGCTGCTGGAGGAAGCTAACCGGATGGGCGTCGCGGGCGGTTCCGCGTTCCGCGCGATGGCCGGCTTCGGCCGGCATCGCGTGCTGCATGAGGACCGCTTCTTCGAGCTGCAGGGCTCGCTCACGATCGAGGTCGAATTCATCGTCACCGAGGACGAGGCGCGGCAACTGCTCGAACGGCTGTCGCGCGAGAAAGTGCGCGTGTGCTACGCGATGATCCCGGCGAGCTTCGGCGTGATCGACACGCTGTCGGCGCCGCCGGCCGCGGGGCCGGCGGTGTAG
- the crcB gene encoding fluoride efflux transporter CrcB, whose translation MFPSIIAIFVGAGLGAVLRWFLGLALNAFVPAMPLGTLAANLLGGYAIGIAAVVFTSRVGLPPEWRLFVITGFLGGLTTFSTYSVEVMTHALQGEFGWAFAVAVLHLTGSFTLTALGMWTASAWFAPA comes from the coding sequence GTGTTCCCTTCGATCATCGCGATCTTCGTCGGCGCCGGGCTCGGCGCCGTGTTGCGCTGGTTCCTGGGCCTCGCGCTCAACGCGTTCGTGCCGGCCATGCCGCTCGGCACGCTGGCCGCGAACCTGCTCGGCGGCTACGCGATCGGCATCGCGGCCGTCGTGTTCACGAGCCGCGTCGGCCTGCCGCCCGAGTGGCGGCTGTTCGTGATCACCGGCTTCCTCGGCGGCCTCACGACGTTCTCCACCTACTCGGTCGAAGTGATGACGCACGCGCTGCAGGGCGAATTCGGATGGGCGTTCGCGGTGGCTGTCCTACACTTGACTGGTTCGTTCACGCTGACGGCGCTCGGCATGTGGACCGCCAGCGCGTGGTTCGCGCCGGCCTGA
- a CDS encoding S53 family peptidase: MNNIRLSSMLIPALCASLLGSSVALADDGAQQSFIEGHRAPKGFARPPFHTKPRASTATVAGLTPALVRHAYGFDALANQGDGMVVAIVDAYDDPKIEADLGVFSNAFALPACTSSNGCFTKVYARGTRPKTDAGWSLEMSLDVEWVHAIAPKAKIVLVEAASASFTDLMAAVDVAVKRGASVVSMSFGGNEFSGETGYDGHFNVPGVTFVASSGDSGTGTEYPAASPYVVAVGGTTLSVDAAGNYVGEAAWSGSGGGVSTAEGEPAGQAGWPIPVAGKRGVPDVGYDANPSSGFAVYDSVTYQGQAGWFQVGGTSAGAPQWSALVAIANSLRAAAGKSRLSGTYDTLYAIGKSAYGSDYHDVTIGSNGSCGSICNAAGGYDYVTGLGSPVAPSLVQALVAQP, translated from the coding sequence ATGAACAATATTCGCCTGTCGTCCATGTTGATTCCGGCGCTGTGCGCATCGCTGCTCGGGTCGAGCGTCGCGCTCGCCGACGACGGCGCCCAGCAGTCGTTCATCGAAGGCCACCGCGCGCCGAAAGGATTCGCCCGCCCGCCATTCCACACCAAGCCGCGTGCGAGCACGGCCACCGTTGCCGGCCTCACGCCCGCGCTCGTGCGGCACGCGTACGGATTCGATGCGCTCGCGAACCAGGGCGACGGGATGGTCGTCGCGATCGTCGACGCGTACGACGACCCGAAGATCGAGGCCGATCTCGGCGTCTTCAGCAACGCGTTCGCGCTGCCTGCCTGCACGTCGTCGAACGGGTGTTTCACCAAGGTGTATGCGCGCGGCACCCGGCCCAAGACGGACGCCGGCTGGTCGCTCGAGATGTCGCTCGACGTCGAATGGGTGCACGCCATCGCGCCGAAAGCGAAGATCGTGCTGGTCGAGGCCGCATCGGCGAGCTTTACCGATCTGATGGCTGCGGTCGACGTTGCGGTGAAACGCGGCGCGTCGGTCGTGTCGATGAGCTTCGGCGGCAACGAGTTCAGCGGCGAAACCGGCTACGACGGCCACTTCAACGTGCCGGGCGTCACCTTCGTCGCGTCGTCCGGCGACAGCGGCACCGGGACCGAGTACCCGGCCGCATCGCCGTATGTGGTGGCGGTGGGCGGCACGACGCTGTCGGTCGACGCAGCGGGCAACTACGTCGGCGAAGCGGCGTGGAGCGGCAGCGGCGGCGGCGTGAGCACCGCCGAGGGCGAGCCGGCCGGTCAGGCCGGCTGGCCGATTCCGGTGGCCGGCAAGCGTGGCGTGCCCGACGTCGGCTACGACGCGAATCCGTCCAGCGGCTTCGCCGTGTACGACTCGGTGACGTACCAGGGGCAGGCCGGCTGGTTCCAGGTCGGCGGCACGAGCGCCGGCGCACCGCAATGGTCGGCGCTCGTCGCGATCGCGAATTCGCTGCGCGCGGCGGCCGGCAAGAGCCGTCTGAGCGGCACCTACGACACGCTGTATGCGATCGGAAAGAGCGCGTACGGCAGCGACTATCACGACGTCACGATCGGGTCGAACGGCAGTTGCGGCAGCATCTGCAACGCGGCCGGCGGCTACGACTACGTGACGGGCCTCGGTTCGCCGGTCGCGCCGTCGCTCGTTCAGGCGCTCGTCGCGCAGCCGTAA
- a CDS encoding SIR2 family NAD-dependent protein deacylase produces the protein MPLSRSSDASAAPLPLPTDRVGAAVEALARADALLVTAGAGIGVDSGLPDFRGTDGFWRAYPALRQERFEFHEIASPQAFRAQPRLAWGFYGHRLALYRQTLPHQGFAILRRWIDAMPNGGFVLTSNVDGQFQKAGFDPARIVEIHGSIHALQCLRPCSDDTWDAASFVPDVDAAACRLIGEPPRCPRCGGLARPNILMFGDHGWLGERYDAQQRALDEWIAQAGRVVVVELGAGTAIPTVRLTSERLGADVIRINAREAHARRADVIGLQGGALATLVELERAWHGG, from the coding sequence ATGCCGCTTTCCCGTTCCTCCGATGCGTCCGCCGCACCACTCCCACTGCCCACTGATCGCGTCGGCGCCGCCGTCGAGGCGCTCGCGCGCGCCGATGCGCTCCTCGTGACGGCCGGCGCCGGCATCGGCGTCGATTCGGGGCTGCCCGATTTCCGCGGCACGGACGGCTTCTGGCGCGCCTATCCGGCGCTGCGCCAGGAGCGCTTCGAATTTCACGAGATCGCGTCGCCGCAGGCGTTTCGCGCGCAACCGCGGCTGGCGTGGGGCTTCTACGGGCACCGTCTTGCGCTGTATCGACAGACGCTGCCGCATCAGGGCTTCGCGATCCTGCGACGCTGGATCGACGCGATGCCGAACGGCGGTTTCGTGCTGACGAGCAACGTCGACGGTCAGTTTCAGAAAGCCGGCTTCGATCCGGCGCGCATCGTCGAGATCCACGGTTCGATTCACGCGCTGCAGTGTCTGCGTCCGTGCTCGGACGACACGTGGGATGCGGCATCGTTCGTCCCCGACGTCGACGCCGCCGCGTGCCGGCTGATCGGCGAGCCGCCGCGCTGCCCGCGCTGCGGCGGCCTGGCGCGGCCGAACATCCTGATGTTCGGCGACCACGGCTGGCTCGGCGAGCGCTACGACGCGCAGCAGCGCGCGCTCGACGAATGGATCGCCCAGGCGGGGCGGGTGGTGGTGGTCGAGCTCGGCGCAGGCACCGCGATCCCGACCGTCCGGCTGACGAGCGAGCGGCTCGGCGCCGATGTGATCCGCATCAACGCACGCGAAGCGCATGCGCGCCGCGCGGACGTGATCGGGCTGCAGGGCGGCGCGCTCGCGACGCTCGTCGAACTCGAGCGCGCGTGGCACGGCGGTTGA
- a CDS encoding NUDIX hydrolase yields the protein MTPLLVLVAGPWRSGTDGDPARIAANLRRLEQAALAVYRRGHVPMIGEWLSLPLAAAAGATAIGDAISESFLYPAAHRLLRRCDAVLRIDGASRGADADVTLARQLGKAVYSSVEAIPVVQESSQA from the coding sequence ATGACGCCGCTGCTGGTGCTCGTCGCCGGGCCGTGGCGCAGCGGCACCGACGGCGACCCCGCGCGCATCGCCGCCAACCTGCGCCGGCTCGAGCAGGCCGCGCTCGCGGTGTATCGCCGCGGGCACGTGCCGATGATCGGCGAGTGGCTGTCGCTGCCGCTCGCCGCGGCGGCCGGCGCCACGGCGATCGGTGACGCGATCAGCGAATCGTTCCTGTATCCGGCGGCGCACCGGCTGTTGCGGCGCTGCGATGCGGTGCTGCGGATCGACGGCGCATCGCGCGGCGCAGACGCGGACGTGACGCTTGCGCGGCAGCTCGGCAAGGCGGTCTACTCGTCGGTCGAGGCGATACCGGTCGTGCAGGAGAGTTCACAAGCCTGA
- a CDS encoding NUDIX domain-containing protein gives MAATHERVRIVDTTVLSDDWYVLKKVTFDFLRRDGTWQRLSRETYDRGNGATILLRNAATGDVLLTRQFRMPAFVNGHDGMLLEAAAGLLDDATPDARIRAEAEEETGYRVRGVRKVFEAFMSPGSVTEKLHFFIGEYDASLRIGDGGGVAEEGEDLEVVEMPLRAALDAIERGEIVDAKTIMLLQYVALRETAGVRPT, from the coding sequence ATGGCCGCAACGCATGAGCGCGTCCGTATCGTCGATACGACGGTGCTGTCCGATGACTGGTACGTGCTGAAGAAGGTGACGTTCGATTTCCTGCGCCGCGACGGCACCTGGCAGCGGCTGAGCCGCGAGACCTACGACCGCGGCAACGGCGCGACCATCCTGCTGCGCAATGCGGCGACGGGCGACGTGCTGCTCACGCGGCAGTTCCGGATGCCGGCGTTCGTGAACGGCCACGACGGGATGCTGCTCGAAGCGGCGGCCGGCCTGCTCGACGATGCGACGCCCGACGCGCGTATCCGCGCGGAAGCCGAAGAGGAAACCGGCTACCGCGTGCGCGGCGTGCGCAAGGTGTTCGAGGCGTTCATGAGCCCCGGCTCGGTGACGGAGAAGCTGCATTTCTTCATCGGCGAATACGACGCGTCGCTGCGGATCGGCGACGGCGGCGGCGTCGCGGAAGAGGGCGAGGATCTCGAGGTCGTCGAGATGCCGCTGCGTGCGGCGCTCGACGCGATCGAGCGCGGCGAGATCGTCGATGCGAAGACCATCATGCTGCTGCAGTACGTCGCGCTGCGGGAAACCGCCGGCGTGCGCCCGACATGA
- a CDS encoding DeoR/GlpR family DNA-binding transcription regulator, which produces MLTTQRKKAILDALARDGQVLAVELSAQFGVSEDTVRRDLRELAAEGLLQRVHGGALPASPAVAPFAQRETLETAEKRRIARRAAQMIAPGQVAIVDGGTTSALLVSQLPADLRATIVTHSPSVAVALAAHPSIDVILIGGRLYKHSIVAVGAAALEGISRIHADLYFMGVTGVHPVAGLSTGDFEEAAIKRALAARAAETVVLASQSKLRAASQFVIGELALAQAVVVEQETDVALTEPIEAAGVTVVRA; this is translated from the coding sequence ATGCTGACGACCCAACGCAAGAAAGCGATCCTCGACGCGCTCGCCCGTGACGGCCAGGTGCTGGCCGTCGAACTGAGCGCGCAATTCGGCGTATCCGAAGACACCGTGCGGCGCGACCTGCGCGAGCTGGCCGCCGAAGGGCTGTTGCAGCGCGTGCACGGCGGCGCGCTGCCGGCGTCGCCGGCCGTCGCGCCGTTCGCGCAGCGCGAGACGCTGGAAACCGCGGAAAAGCGGCGCATCGCGCGGCGCGCCGCGCAGATGATCGCGCCGGGACAAGTCGCGATCGTCGATGGCGGCACGACGTCGGCGCTGCTCGTCAGCCAGTTGCCGGCCGACCTGCGCGCGACGATCGTCACGCACAGCCCGAGCGTGGCCGTCGCGCTGGCGGCGCATCCGTCGATCGACGTCATCCTGATCGGCGGGCGGCTGTACAAGCATTCGATCGTCGCGGTCGGCGCAGCGGCGCTCGAAGGTATCTCGCGCATCCATGCCGACCTGTATTTCATGGGCGTCACCGGCGTGCATCCGGTCGCGGGCCTGAGCACCGGCGACTTCGAGGAAGCCGCGATCAAGCGCGCGCTCGCGGCACGCGCCGCGGAGACGGTCGTGCTCGCGTCGCAATCCAAATTGCGCGCGGCGTCGCAATTCGTGATCGGCGAGCTGGCGCTCGCGCAGGCCGTGGTCGTCGAGCAGGAAACCGACGTCGCCCTGACCGAGCCGATCGAGGCTGCCGGCGTGACGGTCGTGCGGGCGTAG
- a CDS encoding chromate transporter, whose amino-acid sequence MITLSRYVALAGVFAPLSIATIGGGQAIVADIQRQVVDVHHWMTAAQFVNDFAIARMAPGPGSLLATLIGWQVAGFWGAVIATLALFGPTAFLIYGVAHLWRRHQGARWQVALEAGLRPVAAGMILASAWVLLQALDGGWPARAIALASTACVMLTRVHAVLLIVVGALLLVVMHAIG is encoded by the coding sequence ATGATCACGCTGTCCCGCTATGTCGCGCTGGCCGGCGTGTTCGCGCCGCTGTCGATCGCCACCATCGGCGGCGGCCAGGCGATCGTCGCCGATATCCAGCGGCAGGTCGTCGATGTTCATCACTGGATGACGGCCGCACAGTTCGTGAACGACTTCGCGATTGCGCGGATGGCGCCGGGCCCCGGCTCTCTGCTTGCAACGCTGATCGGGTGGCAGGTGGCCGGCTTCTGGGGCGCGGTGATCGCGACGCTCGCGCTGTTCGGGCCGACCGCGTTCCTCATTTACGGCGTCGCGCATCTATGGCGGCGGCACCAGGGCGCACGTTGGCAAGTCGCCCTCGAGGCCGGCCTGCGGCCGGTTGCAGCGGGGATGATTCTGGCGTCGGCCTGGGTGCTGCTGCAGGCGCTCGACGGCGGGTGGCCGGCCCGCGCGATCGCGCTTGCGTCGACTGCATGCGTGATGCTCACGCGCGTTCATGCGGTGCTGCTGATCGTCGTCGGGGCGTTGTTGCTGGTCGTCATGCATGCGATCGGCTGA
- the rpsU gene encoding 30S ribosomal protein S21 — MTTIILKPDEPVEVALRRFRRNIEKTGLIRELRSRTGYEKPTTERKRKKASAVSRQRLRAKRMLPPRKLY; from the coding sequence ATGACGACCATCATCCTCAAGCCCGACGAACCAGTCGAGGTCGCGCTGCGCCGCTTCCGGCGAAACATCGAGAAAACCGGACTCATCCGCGAGTTGCGCAGCCGCACCGGGTATGAGAAACCGACCACCGAGCGCAAACGCAAGAAAGCGAGCGCCGTGTCGAGACAGCGACTCCGCGCGAAGCGCATGCTGCCGCCGCGGAAGCTGTACTAG
- a CDS encoding cupin domain-containing protein has protein sequence MSDFITVLRKTCPMPVVDATKWKRIGGDPHTVNLNAYVSRDGSKIMGTWICTPGKFEVNYEKWEYCHFLDGYCIITPEGEEPVHLKAGDVFVIEPGMKGTWEVVETVRKYFVFA, from the coding sequence ATGTCCGATTTCATCACCGTGCTGCGCAAAACCTGCCCGATGCCCGTCGTCGATGCGACCAAGTGGAAGCGCATCGGCGGCGATCCGCACACCGTGAACCTCAACGCTTACGTGTCCCGCGACGGCAGCAAGATCATGGGCACGTGGATCTGCACGCCCGGCAAGTTCGAAGTGAACTACGAGAAATGGGAGTACTGCCACTTCCTCGACGGCTATTGCATCATCACGCCGGAAGGCGAGGAACCGGTGCACCTGAAGGCCGGCGACGTGTTCGTGATCGAGCCGGGCATGAAGGGAACGTGGGAAGTCGTGGAGACGGTGCGCAAGTACTTCGTGTTCGCGTGA
- a CDS encoding Imm72 family immunity protein, giving the protein MLNISNMTAEQERDARAKAFHLLKKWTSFTFLDYAVGLYRDFLAAYAKQLDTPCPNQVELEEAYIRDFLGALVQMDLGIDALRRGLDKRAAYDALIVGSQQGGDLLFGRSALEIGRKYDPFFHALGLKDTNFSDPVYATGFAEGVWIERLICYALKCTVGFGFTGMLAYGTRADGGTRVFEHWTYESMFESAPLPAWRYWPPGRSYPADLPPCPPKNESAAGEIHSGQEIPVEGIWEPWFPAGKVGCPSYFLKGSIAHTYLLEGTNDEHAVAWRLLWEDKRYRDGSIPAEEATYFPTPVVQSRLRALPGEPCPRRGYWQSPAVKDSVHVEAGAPMPGPQRTTWGMVIWHYADPQPHHAS; this is encoded by the coding sequence ATGTTGAATATTTCGAACATGACCGCCGAGCAGGAACGCGATGCGCGGGCGAAGGCGTTTCATCTGCTCAAGAAATGGACCAGTTTCACGTTCTTGGACTACGCCGTTGGACTGTACAGGGACTTTCTGGCCGCGTATGCGAAACAACTGGATACGCCGTGCCCAAATCAGGTTGAGCTTGAAGAAGCCTATATTCGCGACTTCCTCGGAGCGCTAGTGCAAATGGACCTCGGCATCGATGCATTGCGCCGAGGTCTCGACAAGAGAGCGGCGTACGACGCGTTGATCGTAGGAAGCCAGCAAGGTGGTGACCTGTTGTTTGGGCGGAGTGCGCTCGAAATCGGCCGTAAATACGATCCGTTTTTCCATGCGCTGGGACTGAAGGACACCAACTTTTCGGACCCGGTGTATGCCACCGGATTCGCGGAGGGCGTCTGGATCGAGAGGTTGATTTGCTATGCGCTTAAATGCACGGTCGGATTCGGTTTTACCGGGATGCTTGCATACGGAACACGCGCCGATGGAGGGACCCGTGTCTTTGAGCACTGGACTTACGAATCGATGTTCGAAAGTGCGCCGCTCCCGGCATGGCGATATTGGCCGCCCGGTCGCAGCTATCCCGCCGACCTTCCTCCGTGCCCGCCGAAGAACGAATCCGCGGCCGGGGAGATTCACAGCGGCCAGGAGATTCCAGTCGAGGGTATCTGGGAGCCATGGTTTCCGGCCGGCAAGGTCGGTTGCCCGAGCTATTTCCTGAAAGGCAGTATCGCCCACACCTACTTGCTGGAAGGCACCAACGACGAACATGCGGTGGCCTGGCGGCTGCTGTGGGAAGACAAGCGTTACCGGGACGGCAGCATTCCGGCGGAAGAGGCGACTTATTTCCCGACGCCTGTCGTGCAATCGAGGCTCCGGGCCCTGCCCGGGGAGCCTTGTCCGCGCAGAGGTTACTGGCAAAGTCCGGCTGTCAAGGATTCGGTTCACGTCGAAGCCGGAGCGCCGATGCCGGGGCCGCAGCGCACGACGTGGGGAATGGTCATCTGGCATTACGCGGACCCGCAGCCCCATCACGCGAGTTGA
- the trmB gene encoding tRNA (guanosine(46)-N7)-methyltransferase TrmB yields the protein MMHDDPNEAGLPPDDAALPDEAADGADEVNPLHHRRIRSFVTRAGRVSTGQRRAIDELGPRFVVPYAPTLPDWDAVFGRSAPRILEIGFGMGASTAEIAAHRPGDDFLGVEVHEPGVGALLKLIGEQGLTNIRIIQHDAVEVLEHMLAPESLDGVHIFFPDPWHKARHHKRRLIQPPLVAQLAARLKPGAYLHCATDWQNYAEQMLEVLGAEPTLENTAADYAPRPDYRPVTKFERRGLRLGHGVWDLVFRKRAA from the coding sequence ATGATGCACGACGATCCGAACGAAGCCGGCCTGCCGCCGGACGACGCCGCCCTTCCCGACGAAGCCGCCGACGGCGCCGACGAAGTCAACCCGCTGCACCACCGCCGCATCCGCAGCTTCGTGACGCGCGCCGGCCGCGTGTCGACCGGCCAGCGCCGCGCGATCGACGAACTCGGCCCGCGCTTCGTCGTCCCGTACGCACCGACGCTGCCCGACTGGGACGCCGTGTTCGGCCGCAGCGCACCGCGCATCCTCGAGATCGGCTTCGGGATGGGCGCATCGACCGCCGAAATCGCCGCGCACCGCCCCGGCGACGATTTCCTCGGCGTCGAAGTGCACGAGCCGGGCGTCGGCGCGCTGCTGAAGCTGATCGGCGAACAAGGCCTGACGAACATCCGCATCATCCAGCACGACGCGGTCGAAGTGCTCGAGCACATGCTCGCCCCGGAAAGCCTCGACGGCGTGCACATCTTCTTCCCCGACCCGTGGCACAAGGCGCGCCACCACAAGCGCCGGCTGATCCAGCCGCCGCTCGTCGCACAGCTCGCCGCGCGCCTGAAACCCGGCGCGTACCTGCATTGCGCGACCGACTGGCAAAACTACGCCGAGCAAATGCTGGAAGTGCTCGGCGCCGAGCCGACGCTCGAAAACACCGCGGCCGACTACGCGCCGCGCCCCGACTACCGCCCGGTCACGAAGTTCGAACGCCGCGGCCTGCGGCTCGGCCACGGCGTCTGGGATCTGGTGTTCCGCAAGCGCGCCGCCTGA